A window of Pirellulales bacterium contains these coding sequences:
- a CDS encoding cupin domain-containing protein: MGKISLSQKLAQFTDHWNPRIIAELNGQHVKLVKLLGEFVWHHHDDEDELFLVVKGRFRMEFRDHVEWVEEGELLVVPRGVEHRPVADSEAHVLLFEPASTLNTGNVDGDRTLRDLKRL; encoded by the coding sequence ATGGGCAAGATCAGCCTTTCGCAAAAGCTGGCCCAATTCACGGATCATTGGAATCCGCGGATCATTGCCGAGTTGAATGGGCAACACGTCAAGCTGGTCAAGCTGCTGGGCGAGTTCGTCTGGCATCATCACGACGACGAGGACGAGTTGTTCCTGGTCGTGAAGGGCCGCTTCCGCATGGAATTCCGCGATCATGTCGAATGGGTCGAGGAAGGGGAGCTATTGGTCGTTCCCCGCGGCGTCGAGCACCGCCCCGTCGCCGATAGCGAAGCCCACGTGCTACTCTTCGAGCCCGCGTCGACCCTGAACACCGGCAACGTCGACGGCGACCGAACGCTGCGCGATTTGAAACGCCTGTGA